Within the Oreochromis niloticus isolate F11D_XX linkage group LG14, O_niloticus_UMD_NMBU, whole genome shotgun sequence genome, the region CCAAACGCACTCATGATAGTTAAAGGAGATGAAATAATGTTGCAACGAGTCCTCATGACTCTTTGAAGTGTGTTAAATGAAGTCGTTTTGTAGAAATTTTGCAAGTGTATCACTTTGTGAATCAACCAGTTGGAGTGACTTTTGGACACTGTAACACTTACACAGCTGGGCCGTCATATTCAATGTCAGTTTGTCTCTTTTGTTCTCCTTTCCCTCAGACATAAAGGCTGCTCCTGCACTGATGGACTCACTGCTGCCCAACACACTGTCCTCCATCACCAACCTGTCCAGCTGCATGAAGGATGGAAAAGAGGTGTGTGACTATGCACAGAAAAGAGAACAGAAGTCTGAACAGAACAACGGCCTGCCAGAGAAATCCTCCTCCAAGCGCTGCGCTTCTCCATCCGTGGAGCTGGAGCTCAACGCTGGCCGGCTGCAGTTTGACGATCTACCTCTGGGGGCTGGAGCTGCAGGCCCTGGTCTACGAGTGGCCCAGGTACGATTGTTGGACCGCAGAACCAGCAGCAGGCCAAGCAGCCGACCTGGGACTCCAAATTCCAACACTTCATCCACCCCAACCCCCTCAGAGGAGCAGAACGATGGAGAGGAGGAGGCAGCAGAGCCCGAGGATGAAGTTCAGGGTGCAGAGCTCGAGCGTTCTACAGTTTCTGCTCCGACCCTGTGACTCCTCAAGAGGCCCTTTCAGCTCCTAATAGCGGCTGCTATGGAGAGAAACCCCACTCAATTTCAGCTGGATTCAGGATGTCATCGCTCTCCAGTGCAGTATCATGTGACACCTATCCATCAAACAGAAGGCCTCATCAACAGAGTGGGACTTTGAGAAGCAAATACACAATCAAGTGGACCATCAGAGGACATGAAAACTCAGGCCTCATTAGAAAGGACTTCTTCCCCTGATGCCTGCTCTAAAGCTTGCAGTACACCCAGTGACTCCCAGGGGGCCTCTCTTTCCAAGGACAGCCCATCAGGGCTAGTTCTTTGCAAATGCACCGTGACACCATGTCAGAACTGTAGGAAACCTAATGGACCTCTGGAATTGGTTCAGCCTCCCAGAGCCAATGGACCTGTAGACTGTAACAGTGCCTCAGATTCCTGCAGGCAGGCTGAGCTACAGAACAGACTGAAGCCTGGGAAAACGCCATCAGACTCAGCTTCTGCCTCTGCACTGGTGAACCACATAGGAACAGAAATGGTTAAGAAGGAACCCGAGAGCTCTGTAAATGCATGTGCTCAACAGAACTGCCCCACTGCCCCCACGATATGGCCCCACAGTGGCCATCAGAACCACAGGAGCCAGACAGAGCCCCAGGAGGAGTGTATGAGCACCGATGAAAAGCCCTCCTTCTCAATCACCAGCAGTTCCTTCACAGATGCACCATCTAGAGGCAGCCAGGAGCACGACTCAGTAAAGTTTGGTTCAGCACCTACTCCAGGTACACATCATCAGAAATGTCAAAGCTGCAGTCTTAATGTTTCACTTTATACagctaatgataataatgatactaTAATCGAATAATTATTATATTACTCTCTCCTCATTATACATGTAAATGGGGGCCATGGGGTGTATGAGAGAACATTTAATTTAAGGCTTTAGCAAcattattttacacatttaaatcaatataaatacatttttaacgtTAAAGAAATTGTGTTAATAGTCATGCTGTTCggctgaattattattattattatcatcatctcCACTATCATAACGTCTGTTTTG harbors:
- the LOC102080435 gene encoding uncharacterized protein LOC102080435, with product MKTQASLERTSSPDACSKACSTPSDSQGASLSKDSPSGLVLCKCTVTPCQNCRKPNGPLELVQPPRANGPVDCNSASDSCRQAELQNRLKPGKTPSDSASASALVNHIGTEMVKKEPESSVNACAQQNCPTAPTIWPHSGHQNHRSQTEPQEECMSTDEKPSFSITSSSFTDAPSRGSQEHDSVKFGSAPTPDIKAAPALMDSLLPNTLSSITNLSSCMKDGKEEDGAGQTGCRDDRALGQSEDPAALCSQSAQYSTSPHHQHYPKNLSTPPKQSEKGASPSGLLPSDRKRSSCQHVL